A single region of the Bacillota bacterium genome encodes:
- the glnA gene encoding type I glutamate--ammonia ligase: MSRYGKEDVLKLVEELDVKFIRLQFTDIFGMLKNVAITSEQLEKALNNKCMFDGSSIEGFVRIEESDMYLAPDPNSFAVFPWRPQTGKVARLICDVLNPDGTPFEGDPRYVLKKALKKAADMGYEKFNVGPECEFFLFLTDNEGNPTIKTHDNAGYFDLGPVDLGENSRRDICLALEEMGFEIEASHHEVAPGQHEIDFKYQEALTTADNIMTFKMVVKTIAQKNSLHATFMPKPIFGINGSGMHTNISLFKDGKNAFYDETDSLQLSQEAYWFIGGLIKNIRSITAITNPTVNSYKRLVPGYEAPVYIAWSARNRSPLIRIPAARGEATRLELRCPDPSCNPYLALAVILIAGLDGIENKIQPPLPIDKNIFEMTEEQRLKEGILSLPGSLEEAINELEKSKLAEEILGKHIFVKYIEAKRKEWDDYRTKITKWELEHYLTKY, from the coding sequence ATGTCAAGATATGGAAAAGAAGATGTTTTAAAGCTTGTAGAAGAACTAGATGTAAAATTTATACGCCTTCAGTTTACTGACATATTTGGTATGCTGAAAAATGTTGCTATTACATCAGAACAGCTTGAGAAGGCGTTGAATAACAAGTGCATGTTTGACGGATCATCAATTGAAGGGTTTGTAAGAATTGAAGAATCAGATATGTATTTAGCACCGGATCCCAATTCATTTGCAGTATTTCCGTGGAGGCCACAAACCGGTAAAGTAGCAAGGCTTATATGTGATGTACTTAACCCTGATGGTACTCCATTTGAAGGAGATCCAAGGTATGTTTTGAAAAAAGCCTTGAAAAAAGCCGCCGATATGGGTTATGAAAAGTTTAATGTCGGTCCCGAATGTGAATTCTTTTTGTTTCTTACCGATAACGAAGGAAACCCAACAATAAAAACCCACGACAATGCCGGATATTTTGACCTTGGACCAGTGGACTTAGGCGAAAATTCAAGAAGGGATATTTGCCTTGCTCTTGAGGAAATGGGCTTCGAAATAGAAGCTTCTCACCATGAAGTTGCACCCGGCCAGCATGAAATTGATTTCAAATATCAGGAAGCTCTTACTACAGCAGACAATATAATGACATTCAAGATGGTTGTTAAAACTATAGCCCAAAAGAATAGTTTGCATGCTACATTCATGCCAAAACCCATTTTTGGAATTAACGGTTCAGGTATGCACACAAATATTTCGTTGTTTAAGGATGGCAAAAATGCATTTTATGATGAAACCGACTCCCTGCAATTAAGCCAGGAAGCTTATTGGTTTATCGGAGGACTTATTAAAAACATAAGATCAATTACAGCAATAACAAACCCCACTGTAAATTCTTATAAGCGCCTTGTGCCTGGCTATGAAGCACCTGTATATATCGCCTGGTCTGCAAGGAACAGAAGTCCTCTTATCAGAATACCGGCTGCTAGAGGAGAAGCTACAAGGCTTGAATTAAGGTGCCCTGATCCATCCTGTAACCCGTATCTGGCTTTAGCTGTAATCTTAATTGCAGGTCTTGATGGAATAGAAAACAAAATTCAGCCTCCATTACCAATTGATAAAAATATATTCGAAATGACAGAAGAACAAAGGCTGAAAGAAGGCATTCTTTCACTTCCCGGAAGCCTTGAAGAAGCCATCAATGAATTAGAAAAGAGCAAACTTGCCGAGGAGATTTTGGGAAAGCATATTTTTGTTAAATATATTGAAGCCAAAAGAAAAGAATGGGATGATTACAGGACCAAAATAACCAAATGGGAACTTGAACACTATTTAACAAAGTATTGA
- a CDS encoding carbohydrate ABC transporter permease, giving the protein MSFLKQKSIGGFVFDIFNYTFMVVFCISILFPFWDMIVLSFTHPDNTTSLTLRLWPERWCFDAYEFVFSDNKIINAYAITIYRTVAGTLLHIVLTLFAAYPLSKRNLPLRKWLMIYILLPMFFSGGLIPSYIINRKLGFVDSLLVYIIPGAVGSYVIILVRNYLMSMDNALEESAFIDGAGYITILFKITMPLAKPIIATIALWSAVGHWNAWMDCLIYIRDERKIVMQMILRRMIDYCITQGRS; this is encoded by the coding sequence GTGAGTTTTCTAAAACAGAAGTCAATAGGAGGATTTGTATTTGATATATTCAATTATACTTTTATGGTAGTATTTTGCATCTCAATACTATTTCCTTTCTGGGATATGATAGTTCTTTCATTTACTCATCCTGACAATACCACTTCGCTAACTTTAAGGCTCTGGCCGGAAAGGTGGTGCTTTGACGCATATGAATTTGTTTTTTCCGACAACAAAATCATAAATGCATACGCCATAACAATATACAGGACAGTTGCAGGCACATTGCTTCATATCGTGTTGACCCTGTTCGCAGCATATCCTTTATCAAAAAGAAATCTTCCTTTAAGGAAATGGCTAATGATATATATATTGCTGCCCATGTTTTTTTCCGGAGGGCTTATACCGTCGTATATTATCAACAGGAAACTGGGATTTGTAGACAGCCTTCTTGTCTATATAATTCCTGGGGCAGTTGGCTCATATGTAATAATCCTGGTGCGCAACTATCTTATGTCAATGGACAATGCCCTTGAAGAGTCTGCGTTTATAGACGGAGCGGGATATATTACTATACTATTTAAAATAACCATGCCCCTGGCAAAACCAATAATAGCTACGATTGCGCTCTGGAGCGCGGTAGGTCATTGGAATGCATGGATGGATTGCCTTATATATATAAGGGATGAACGCAAAATCGTTATGCAGATGATACTTAGGAGAATGATCGATTATTGTATCACGCAAGGTAGAAGTTAA
- a CDS encoding sugar ABC transporter permease: MKALYIIFLIPLIHMLVFDYLPMYGVLISFKNFKYADGILGSKWNNFKHYKDLFGDILFKRVFWNTLRLSVLRIACFPLPIIFALLLNEITKMKFKRVVQTISYLPHFLSWVVIAGFVYQLLSPEVGIINYLRTLFGKEPVYFMIKSSYFIPIYLVTTFWAGVGWGSIVYLASISAIDINMYESAVLDGANRFQKAIHITLPSITPTITILFILSLRNILKASFDPIFNLYNPLIYDVADVIETYTFRKGLFEAKYDYAAAVGLFQNVVGLLLILITNSIIKKINDYGIW; encoded by the coding sequence ATGAAAGCGCTCTACATTATTTTTCTCATTCCCTTGATTCACATGCTAGTATTTGATTATCTTCCAATGTACGGAGTATTAATATCATTTAAGAACTTTAAATATGCGGATGGTATACTAGGGAGTAAATGGAACAATTTCAAGCATTACAAAGACTTATTTGGAGATATATTGTTTAAACGGGTGTTCTGGAATACATTAAGATTAAGTGTATTGCGGATAGCTTGCTTTCCTCTCCCGATAATATTTGCACTGCTTTTGAATGAAATAACGAAAATGAAGTTTAAAAGAGTAGTCCAGACTATTTCGTATCTCCCCCATTTCTTGTCATGGGTAGTTATAGCAGGTTTCGTGTATCAGCTTCTTTCCCCTGAAGTAGGTATAATTAATTATTTGAGGACTTTATTCGGAAAAGAACCTGTTTATTTCATGATAAAAAGCTCGTACTTTATTCCAATATATCTGGTAACAACTTTTTGGGCGGGAGTTGGATGGGGATCCATAGTATATCTTGCATCAATATCTGCAATAGACATAAATATGTATGAATCAGCAGTTCTAGACGGTGCAAACAGGTTCCAGAAAGCCATTCATATTACATTGCCTTCTATTACTCCAACAATAACAATATTATTTATTCTTAGCCTTCGCAATATATTGAAGGCGAGTTTTGACCCGATTTTTAACTTATACAACCCCCTTATTTACGATGTTGCGGATGTTATTGAAACTTACACTTTCAGGAAAGGACTTTTTGAAGCGAAATACGATTATGCTGCTGCTGTAGGACTATTCCAAAATGTTGTTGGACTATTACTAATATTGATTACAAACAGTATAATAAAAAAAATAAATGATTATGGAATATGGTGA
- a CDS encoding LysR family transcriptional regulator, whose product MDVNLELYKVFYYVVKTGSISKASQELFISQPAVSQAIKKLESKLGGQLFTRAPKGIVLTPEGEVLFKYIEQGYNTILLAESKFMEAINLDLGNIRIGASDMTLKYFLLPYLEEFHKQFPKIRIKVTNGPSPETVNSLKMGSIDFGVVSLPLTNDETIDVSEVMEIQDCFVANYRFSDLTSREVSIKELVKYPIIMLEKNTSTRQYIDDYLSQHSVSLVPEFELATSDLIVQFACRGLGISCVVRNFAEESIKSGILFEIALEEKIPPRHIGIIKLRNVPLTAAAKKFMELIQNKTSIGKF is encoded by the coding sequence ATGGATGTTAATCTGGAACTATATAAAGTTTTTTATTATGTTGTAAAGACAGGTAGCATCTCCAAAGCTTCCCAGGAGCTTTTTATCTCACAACCTGCAGTAAGTCAGGCCATAAAAAAGCTTGAATCCAAGCTTGGAGGGCAATTGTTCACCCGGGCACCTAAAGGAATTGTCCTTACACCTGAAGGAGAAGTCTTGTTTAAATATATTGAACAAGGCTATAATACGATATTGTTAGCAGAAAGCAAGTTTATGGAAGCTATTAATCTTGATTTGGGCAATATACGTATTGGTGCAAGCGACATGACTTTAAAATATTTTTTACTTCCTTACCTTGAAGAATTTCACAAGCAATTCCCTAAAATTAGAATAAAAGTTACAAACGGTCCGTCTCCCGAAACTGTGAATTCCCTGAAAATGGGTTCCATTGACTTTGGGGTAGTAAGCCTTCCTTTAACTAATGATGAAACAATCGATGTATCTGAAGTAATGGAAATTCAGGACTGTTTTGTTGCAAATTACCGTTTTAGCGACCTTACTTCAAGGGAAGTCTCAATAAAGGAGCTCGTCAAGTATCCTATAATTATGCTTGAAAAAAATACGAGCACAAGGCAGTATATAGATGATTACCTGTCTCAGCATTCGGTATCACTGGTTCCTGAGTTTGAGCTTGCAACAAGCGACCTTATTGTTCAATTCGCTTGCAGAGGTTTGGGCATATCCTGTGTTGTCAGGAATTTTGCAGAAGAAAGCATAAAAAGTGGTATATTATTTGAAATTGCCTTGGAGGAAAAAATACCTCCAAGGCATATTGGCATAATTAAATTACGTAACGTGCCGTTGACTGCTGCAGCCAAAAAGTTTATGGAGTTGATTCAAAACAAGACCAGTATTGGAAAATTTTAA
- a CDS encoding 6-phosphofructokinase, with product MSKLKGACVFGQSGGPTSVINASAAGVIEEALKQDCITEVYGAAHGIKGILNEVLYDMSKEDPYELELLKTTPSSALGSVRYKLKKAEEDETDYKRILEVFKKYNIRYFFYNGGNDSMDTCNKVSKYMQKAGYECRVMGVPKTIDNDLWGTDHCPGYGSAAKYIATSIMEIYHDARVYDKGMITILEIMGRNAGWLTAASALASYKGYGPDLIYLPELPFDLDKFIENVSRIYKENGNVIVAVSEGIKDKEGTYISEYGTDLAKHKDAFGHAQLGGLAATLANIVKEKTGAKVRGIEFSLLQRCAAHLASLTDVNEAYMAGQAAVQHAVQGVTDKMVAFERAEQPEYKCNIKLINLTDVANTEKKVPLEWIINDGTGVSDEFAKYALPLIQGESRPPIEDGLPRFAKLKKVLAKK from the coding sequence ATGAGTAAGTTAAAAGGTGCATGTGTGTTTGGCCAATCAGGCGGGCCGACATCGGTTATTAATGCCAGTGCCGCCGGTGTAATAGAGGAAGCATTAAAACAAGACTGCATTACTGAAGTTTATGGAGCAGCTCATGGAATTAAAGGAATTTTAAATGAGGTCCTCTATGATATGAGCAAGGAAGACCCTTATGAATTGGAATTGCTCAAGACAACGCCATCTTCCGCCCTGGGTTCTGTCCGTTACAAACTTAAAAAGGCTGAAGAAGACGAAACAGATTATAAAAGAATTCTTGAAGTATTTAAAAAATATAACATAAGGTATTTCTTCTACAATGGCGGAAACGATTCCATGGATACCTGCAATAAAGTCAGCAAATATATGCAAAAAGCTGGTTATGAATGCAGAGTGATGGGCGTACCCAAAACCATAGACAATGACCTTTGGGGTACCGACCATTGTCCTGGGTATGGCAGTGCAGCAAAGTATATTGCTACATCAATAATGGAAATATACCATGATGCAAGGGTATATGACAAGGGGATGATAACCATACTGGAAATTATGGGAAGAAATGCAGGATGGCTTACTGCCGCATCTGCTCTTGCGTCATATAAAGGTTACGGACCAGATTTGATTTATCTGCCTGAACTTCCTTTTGACCTTGACAAATTTATTGAAAATGTCAGCAGAATATACAAAGAAAACGGGAATGTTATAGTTGCCGTTTCCGAAGGCATTAAAGATAAAGAAGGCACATATATTTCGGAATATGGTACCGACCTTGCCAAACATAAAGATGCCTTTGGTCATGCGCAACTTGGGGGACTTGCTGCAACCCTTGCAAATATAGTAAAGGAGAAAACGGGGGCAAAGGTACGCGGCATTGAATTCAGCTTGCTCCAAAGATGTGCTGCTCATCTCGCTTCACTTACTGATGTAAATGAGGCTTACATGGCTGGACAGGCTGCAGTCCAACATGCTGTACAGGGAGTTACGGACAAGATGGTAGCTTTTGAAAGGGCTGAACAACCTGAATACAAGTGTAATATTAAACTTATTAATCTTACTGATGTAGCCAATACTGAAAAGAAAGTGCCTCTTGAATGGATTATTAATGATGGGACGGGAGTTTCAGATGAGTTTGCAAAATATGCCCTTCCGTTAATTCAAGGTGAATCAAGGCCTCCTATTGAGGATGGCCTACCAAGGTTTGCCAAATTAAAAAAGGTGCTTGCTAAGAAATAA